CGAGCGACGACGCGTACGCGACGATGCCGTACCGCGACACGCGTCCGTACGTCGGGCGCAAGCCGACGACGTTCGTGAACGACGCGGGTTGGCGCACACTGCCGCCGGTGTCCGTGCCGAGCGCGAACAAGGTTTCATCCGCCGCGAGCGCCGCCGCGCTGCCGCCGCTCGATCCACCGGGCACGCGTTCCAAATCCCAGGGATTGTGCGTGACGAAATAGCGCGAGTTTTCGGTGGACGACCCCATCGCGAATTCGTCCTGATTCGTTTTGCCGATGAGAATGCCGCCCGCCGCATTCAATTTTTCCATCACGGTCGCGTTGTACGGTGGTACAAAATTGTTCAGAATTTTCGAACCCGCGGTCGTGCGCACGCCGCGCGTCAAGACTTCGTCCTTGATCGCCATCGGGATACCGAGCAACTTGGGCGCGGGTGTTCCATCGCGGCGATGCTGCGCCCACTGCGCGTCCGCCTCACGCGCCTGGTCGAGCGCGCGTTCGCCAATCAAGGTGAGAAATGCCTGGACGCGTGCTTCGACCGCGTCAATGCGTTGCAACACCGCGCGCGTCAACTCGACCGAACTGATCTCGCCTTTTTGCAACAACTCGCACGCTTGATGAATCGTCAATCGAAATAATTCCATGTTGTTCGCCTCGTTACTCTTTGAAAATCGCGCGCACGCGGAAAAATTCGCCCTTATCGTCCTTGTCCGGCGCGTTTGCCAACGCATCCGCGCGCGGCAATGACGGCGCGACCACATCGTCGCGCATCACATTGTGCAGCGGCACGACGCTCGCGGTCGGCGAAATCGCGTCCGTGTTCAACTCTTGCAAGCGCGCGGCGTGATCGAGAAT
The genomic region above belongs to Chloroflexota bacterium and contains:
- the gatC gene encoding Asp-tRNA(Asn)/Glu-tRNA(Gln) amidotransferase subunit GatC; protein product: MSLTRAQVLHIAELAKLKLDDADVDRMTQQLSAILDHAARLQELNTDAISPTASVVPLHNVMRDDVVAPSLPRADALANAPDKDDKGEFFRVRAIFKE